One window of Magallana gigas chromosome 2, xbMagGiga1.1, whole genome shotgun sequence genomic DNA carries:
- the LOC105342149 gene encoding uncharacterized protein: MFWSNKDPRITTSIVSTESAQGNQTLPPVGTGGSENEFESFVEHEIGGIVGLIFGLLFSAALILAAYISYRRHRARNEEYQRDMKVFLNSKRNAGVYMDTTVESSDPIVVTRNNKDAVYAALRQPDLYEQESDEEF, translated from the exons ATGTTCTGGTCAAACAAAG ATCCTAGAATCACAACCAGTATTGTCTCTACAGAAAGCGCACAAGGAAACCAAACTCTACCCCCCGTTGGGACCGGTGGTTcagaaaatgaatttgaaagcTTTGTAGAACATGAAATtg GTGGTATTGTGGGTTTGATATTTGGACTCCTATTTTCGGCAGCCCTAATCTTAGCTGCGTACATTTCATACCGTAGACATCG AGCAAGGAATGAAGAATACCAAAGAGACATGAAGGTGTTCCTGAACTCCAAGAGGAATGCGGGGGTGTACATGGACACCACGGTGGAGTCCAGTGACCCCATAGTGGTGACCAGGAACAACAAGGACGCGGTGTACGCCGCTCTCCGACAGCCGGACTTGTACGAGCAGGAGTCAGACGAAGAGTTCTGA
- the LOC105342152 gene encoding cilia- and flagella-associated protein 68, with product MSVTETDPPFRAMVRASGLGEVWTHSTESSKFNQFGWRCTNKENSFSNDTLIGNWNEERFDNNISRQAQRIPGQHEHYFQSTYGVGYNKSPPYEVPKELIHLKERHSHAFPGHQPEIDNGRLKSVYNSWETTTRSSYVDPKIRQQPLQNPTS from the exons ATGTCGGTGACGGAGACAGATCCCCCTTTTCGGGCGATGGTGAGAGCAAGTGGTTTGGGTGAAGTATGGACTCACAGCACGGAGAGTAGTAAGTTTAATCAGTTTGGATGGAGGTGCACAAATAAAGAGAATTCCTTCTCTAACGACACTCTGATTGGAAACTGGAATGAGGAAAGGTTCGATAACAATATATCGAGACAGGCTCAAAGAATACCGGGCCAG CACGAGCACTATTTTCAGTCAACATACGGCGTTGGTTACAATAAATCACCACCATATGAAGTTCCTAAggaattaattcatttaaaag AGAGGCATTCTCATGCCTTTCCGGGACATCAGCCTGAGATAGACAATGGAAGGCTAAAGTCAGTGTATAACAGCTGGGAGACCACCACACGGTCCTCATATGTAGACCCCAAGATCCGCCAACAGCCACTTCAGAACCCAACCAGCTAG